From Zingiber officinale cultivar Zhangliang chromosome 5B, Zo_v1.1, whole genome shotgun sequence, the proteins below share one genomic window:
- the LOC121987569 gene encoding uncharacterized protein LOC121987569 → MGSVWVSYAPAKKDSDADRTPARPGVGDGDGSHTHAVDKLQLLPVNEDLVLQRSRTLTPTKPLIKDGGGASHHAINESQQIADEALRSKRSRTPTSPPPKDGGGARHHAINESQSSTDRASRSKRSRTLTSPPPKDGGGAHHHANNNSQSSTNGVLRSRRPRTPPPPPINDGGGARHH, encoded by the exons ATGGGATCAGTTTGG GTTAGTTATGCACCGGCGAAGAAGGACTCGGATGCCGACAGAACTCCGGCCCGACCGGGAGTCGGCGATGGCGATGGATCCCATACTCATGCTGTCGACAAACTGCAGCTGCTGCCGGTAAATGAAGATTTGGTACTTCAACGCTCGAGAACCCTGACTCCGACTAAGCCACTGATCAAAGACGGCGGTGGAGCTAGTCATCATGCCATAAACGAGAGTCAACAGATCGCGGATGAAGCCTTGAGATCCAAACGCTCAAGAACTCCGACTTCACCGCCGCCCAAAGACGGCGGTGGAGCTCGTCATCATGCTATAAACGAGAGCCAATCGTCGACGGATAGAGCCTCGAGATCCAAACGCTCAAGAACTCTGACTTCGCCACCGCCCAAAGACGGTGGTGGAGCTCATCATCATGCAAATAACAACAGTCAATCTTCGACGAATGGAGTCTTGAGATCCAGACGCCCAAGAACTCCGCCTCCGCCGCCAATCAATGACGGTGGTGGAGCTCGTCATCATTga